A single genomic interval of Camelina sativa cultivar DH55 chromosome 11, Cs, whole genome shotgun sequence harbors:
- the LOC109127623 gene encoding putative defensin-like protein 244, with translation MKCVAILLVSCLLFSLLSANLAEGLEWCPSKDVFRGSCTDRGSPSYTCFLDLLGSKSASAMPKNCKCTPLPHNRRQCDCFVVCNN, from the exons ATGAAATGCGTTGCGATTTTATTGGTTTCATGTCTCCTTTTCTCCCTTCTCTCAGCCAACCTTGCCGAAG GGTTAGAATGGTGCCCATCAAAGGACGTGTTCAGAGGCTCTTGCACAGACAGAGGAAGTCCAAGCTACACATGTTTTCTAGATCTTTTGGGATCGAAGAGTGCAAGTGCTATGCCTAAGAATTGCAAATGCACTCCTCTTCCTCACAACCGTCGTCAATGCGACTGTTTTGTCGTTTGCAACAAT